TCACCATGTTGTTTTCAAGTCCGGCTTTGATTTTTTCAAAGTCATCTTTCCCAAAAACGTCGGCGTAAAACAGCGTAACCAGGCCGTAATTCATGTACTCTTCAAAGCAGGAAAGCGGATTGTTGTAGTTGGCCGACGGTTTACCCGGCGTAATCCAGTCCGATAGCTCTTTGTAGGCCAGTACGATTTCCTTGTTGTAGCGATCGGCTTCCGGGTTCAGGTAGGTGTGGTTGATCTCCGTAAACGCAATCATCATCCGATCGGCTTTGACCAGGGGCGCGGGCATTTCTTTCAGTTTATTGTTCACAAACGGAAAATTAACGTGAGCCTGCGCTTCCTTAAACCCGTTGTCCTCGAACTGATTGGCCGACTGGTTCCAACCCACCAGGGGCGTAAAGATCACCTTTATGGCCGCGTATTGCGTCCGGGGAAATTGCTTTTCCAACCAGCTTTTCATGCTGGACACATCAACATTCTTTTGATAATCAGCCACGAGGCTCTTGTAATAATCCGCGTGCTGCTGATAAAACCGCCGGAAGCCTGCTTTTTTCGAAAAGTCGTCCAGCAACTTAATATACGGAGCGAGTTCATTGACTTCTCCCCAGCTCACCCGGTCGTAAACGGCCCCCTTCTGAATAGTGTCGCCCGCAAACTGATAGGCATACGCGTCCATTTTCAAAGGATAGTAATTGCCGTCGGACTGCTTCAGCAGCGAATCGATGGTCCGAACGGCGGGGTGGTTTCGGTGCGGGGAAAAGTGGTCCATGACAGCCCGGTAATAATCTGTCCCTTTGTAAATCGCTTCGGTTTTGCCGTAATCGGTCAGGGCAAAAACGACATTGACCAGTTCGTAGACTTCCGGAATCTGAATAATGGTCTTATTCTGGTTCTCCTTTTTATAGGCGTCGCTGAAAACAGCTGCTTTCACCAGCTTGTGCGCCGTAAACGAAGCCGTTATGGTATCGCCTTTGGCTTGCCGAATGACCCGAATAACCGTTTGTTGCCCCTGCCGCAGGGTTAGGCTAACCGAATCCTGCTCGGAAACCAGTTGCAGAGGCACGGTTTCCGGTTCGATACCAAAACTGTGCTGAAAGGTATTAGGCAGTTCGTTGATGCCGTTGAAATTGCCCCGCTCGTTGTTTACGTACAGGATCAGGCTGTTTGTCTTTGTACGGATAATCGGCGGCTTGTGCTGGGCAACTACCTGAGTGATTCCCGATAAAAGAAGGAGCACGGTAACAAAAGGTTTCATAGGGCGTCGGTCATGATTAACCAAGTATAAAGAAACGGTCTGGCTATTCAAAAACTGGGCGCACCGGAAAACGGCCGTGCGGTGTTGGGCGGTAACGCTACAGATAAATTTTGACCATCTCCTGCCAGTCGGCGGCCTGATGAGCCCGGCCCTCCCAGATGTAGAGATCGTGCGGAATCTGTTTTTCGGCCAGAGTTGCGCTCAACGCCTGGTTGTTTTCAAGAAACGGGTCTTCCCGGCCGATGGCAAGCAGAAAATGCATCCGGCGAAGCAGGGCCAGCGTACATTCGTCGTGCAGATTGGGCAGAAAATGCGACGGGGTGTTGTAGTAGATGGTTTCGTCGTAGTACGAATCGAACAGCCCCCGGAAGAATTCAACCGGGGTCGACAGATCGTACCGACCACTCAGAGCAACCACTTTCCCAAACCATTGGGGATGCCGTAGGGCAATATTGACGGCGTGGTAGGCGCCAAAACTGCACCCGAGCGCAATCATGTACGGCTGCGGATTTTTCAGGCGGGTGAAAGGCAGCACCTCTTCCAGAATATACTCTTCATAGCACAAGTGCCGCTGAACCCGTTCGTGCGGGGGGATTTCTTTGCTGTACAGGCTGTCGGCATCGATGCTGTCGACGCAGAACAATTGCAGGTGGCCGCTCTCTAATTTATCCGCCAGCGCTTCAACCAGACCGAAATTCTCGAAGTCAAAAAACCGTCCCCGGCGAGTTGGAAAAACCAATACCCGCGCACCGGCGTGGCCAAAAACCAACAGTTCCATGTCCCGCTCCAGACGCCGACTAAACCATTTGTGGTATTCCCGATGCATATCAACCCCGTTGTGTTAGCAATATGCACAGTTTTGGGGTACCGAAATAACTTACCGCTTAAAGGATTTGTTAAAAAATCTGGGGGTGCTGCTGTAAAATCTGCTGCCACAGGGCATACCCTTTCGGACTCAGGTGCAAGCCGTCTTTTTCAAACAACTCCCAGCGCGGGTGGCCTTTGCTGTCGAGCATCGACGTAAAAACGTCTACGTAGTGGTAGGTGGGCAACTCCTCAATTTTTTGCCGGATCAGGTCATTGGCGAGCCGAATGCGGTCGATGATGTACCAGCGGGCCGGGCTGGGCTTGATGGACACAAACGTGAAGGGAACCTCAGGAAGATGCTGCTGCATTTTCGTAACCAACGCGCTGAAAAACAGAAACACTTCTTCCGAAAACCGTCCGTCGCCCAGATCATTGTCACCGGCGTAGAAAATCAGTGAACGAGGTTGGGTCGGGATGACCAGCCGTTCAAAAAACCAGTCGCAGGCCGCCAGTGTCGAGCCGCCAAAACCGATGTTCAGTACTTTTTTGTCCGAAAAGTCACGCTCTAGAGTATTCCATAGCCGGATGGTTGAACTGCCGTAAAAAACGGTGCGGCCGGTCAGATCGGCGGTGGACTGAATCTTTTTTTCGAGTTGCTGAACTTCCTCTTCGTACCAAGTCATGCGTATTGTGTGATGATTCCGACAAAGGTACGTACCCGTAGACGTTTGTCCGTGTTTTAATTTTTTATTCAACGGAGAAGCATCCGGGCGCAAAATCAGCCTCCCGGCACCCGGCTGTACTGCGCTTGGCGCTCATCATAAAGTCCGTTGTGCGTCAGGCAATGGCCAGCCGGAAGTAGAAAGCGGCCCCCGGCTCAATGCCGTCTTTCAGACCAATTTCACCGCCCATCGACTGAATAAACTCTTTGGAGATGGCCAGCCCCAGCCCCGTCCCCCCCGACTGCCCGTTAGGCCCCGGCGCGCGGAAATACCGTTCGAAAACCCGGGCCCGGTGTTCCGGACGCAGCCCCGGGCCGTAATCCCGCACCGTAAACTCCACCTGGTTGCCAAGCTGCCGAGCCGCAATATCGACGGTATTTTCTTCCGGACTGTGCCGCACGGCGTTTGACAGCAGATTGACCAGCACCCAGGTCGCCTTATCGGGATCGGCTTTGATGGCGGGTAGCTCCTCCAGGCCCGAAACCGCGAACCGGATGTGCCGCTGACTAGCCGCCACTTCCAGGGCCTTCGTCGCGTACTGCACCAAATCCGCGGGACTCACGGCCTTGATCGTCAGTTGAATCTGTCCGGATTCCACCTGCGCCATGTTCAGCAGTTCGCCGGTGATGTTCAGCAGCCGGTCGGCGTCGTTGCGCACGTGACCAACCAGTTCCTTCTGTTCTTCGTTCAACGCGCCAATTCGCTGGTCGTCCAGCAACTTCAAACTCATTTTGATGGCGGAAATGGGTGTTTTCAACTCGTGCGAAACCGTGGCGATGAAGTTCGTTTTGGCCAGATCGCGCTCCTGATACGCCGTGATGTTTTCCAGCACAATCACCCACCCGGCGGCCACCGGCTGCTCTTCGCCCGTGCGGGTCAGCGTCACTACGTGGGTCTGGCGGTTAAAGTAGCTTTCTTTGCCTTCATCGTAGATTTTGAGCAGTTTACGATCAGTCTCCGGCTCCGTTTTCGCATCCGTCAGGTTCTGAAGCAGCGTCCGGAGCAAGTCGTTGGTCAGCGCCACATCCGGGGCATACCGCCCGACCAGTTCGGCTTCATCGACCCCCAGCAACCGGCTGGCGACCGGATTGACAAACCGGATGTTCTTTTTCTCATCCAGACCGATAATGCCGTTGTCCATCAACTGGATGAGCGTGTCGATGCGTTTTTTCTCAAACAACACGTCGGCCAGTTGTGTATGCTCGTACTCGTCCAGCTTGTGGGCCATCGAGTTAAACGCCCGCGCCAGTTCACCAAATTCGTCGTTCGACCGGAAATGCAGCCGTTCTTCGAAGTTGCGGCTGGCCACTTCCTGGATCCCGCGGGTCAGCTCCCGCAGCGGGTTGGCGATGTAACCGGGAAAGTTGATGATGAACGAAAAGAGAATTAGAAAACAGACCGTACCCGTCACCACCAGCCAGAGCAGGGCATCGTTGGCGGTTTGCTCGGCCACGTTGTTTTTGCGAAACATGGCCTGTTGGTTTATCTCGCCCAGTTGCAGCAGATTCTGCCCGATGCGGGCCAGCGTCAGCGAGTCGTTGGGGTTTCCCGATCGAAGCCGGCCAAAATCCACCCGAATGGCCTCGGCCAGCTCCTCTTCGCCTTCTTCCGTCAGGTTTATTTCCTGCTGGCGGAGCGCCTGATCAAAGCTTTTCAGGGCGTTCGGGTCGGTATTACGCGTCAGCAACGCCTTCTGCATACGCCCCACGAACTGCAACGAGGTGTAATTGTCTTTCAGGATGGCCTGCGAATCGTCGGCCAGCTGGTTCAGGTAATACATTCCCGAGCCGCCCAGCAACAGCAGAACGGCAAACAGAAAGACCAGGGCCAGCGATATTTTTAACTTGATGGTCATGACAGAATTACTAAGTCAATGTCCGATTCCGATAACTTGTTCAGCAGCCGGTTGAAGGCATTGGTCCGCCAGATTACCTGTAGCAGGTTAAAATGCGGCTTGCCGATGCAAACGGTTGTGATCTTGCGTTTCTCACATTCCTCAACCAGCGCGTTAAAGATACTCCGGTTTTTAACCTGAATCACTTCCGCGCCCAGTTCGGTGGCCAGTTTTAAGTTGTTGATCAAATGCCGCTGCACTTCCAGTTTGATACGGTTGGGATCTTCGGCGGGCGTCTGCACGTACAGCACAAACCAGCGGGCCTGGTAGTAAGCCGCCAGCCGGGCGGTTTTGCGGATCAGCTTCCGACCCACAACGTAATTGCTGCTGATCGACGCCATCAGCCGTTCGTGTTTGAACTGCGTGTTGACCGGCAGCATCGTTTCGACCTTTCGCTCTACGGCCGTGGCCACTTCCTTGAGCGCCAGTTCGCGCAGTTGCAGAATTTTGTCGGCCTGAAAAAAATTGCGCAGGGCCATTTCGACCTTGGCGGGCTCGTAGATCTTCCCTTCTTTCAGTCGCGTAATGAGCTCATCGGCGGGCAAATCAATGTTCACCACCTCGTCGGCCGCCTGCAACACCCGGTCGGGCACGCGCTCGCCCACCTCGATTCCGGTAATGTCGTGTACTTCTTCGTACAGGCTTTCAATGTGCTGAATGTTGACGGCGCTGACCACGTTGATGCCCGCATCCAGAATATCGAACACATCCTGCCAGCGCTTTTCATTTTTGGAACCCGGCACGTTGGTATGCGCCAGCTCATCGACAATCACCAGTTCGGGGTGGCCGTTGAGGATGGCCTGCAAGTCCATTTCCTCCAGCTCGCGTCCCCGGTAAAACAGCTTCCGGCGGGCAATGAGGGGCAATCCGTCGATCAGGGCGTGGGTTTCGGCCCGGTTGTGCGTTTCCACAAACCCGATTTTCACGTCGATACCGCCCCGCAGCAGCACGTGCGCTTCCTGCAACATCCGGTAAGTTTTGCCCACCCCCGCACTCATGCCGATGTAAATTTTGAACTTTCCCCGGCGCGACTCCTGGATGAGTCGGAGAAAATGCTCGGCCGATTGATCGCGACTGTTTTCCATGTTTGTTGGAGCGGTGAGAAGATAGACAAAAGAGTGTAGACAGGAGAATATTGACCCTGATCTAGCTGGATTCATCTTTTCTCTTTTGTCTATCTTCTCTTGTCTGCGTTAAAAACTGATTGCCAACGAGGTCGTCAGTGCATTGTTCGTCCGGCGGGCCGGGCCCGTTGCGGTTTCGGCGAAAATGGCGTCCTTGCTGCTGAATCCGCGGTATTCAATGCGCCAGACGGCCGAGGGGAAAATGGCGTAATCGTAGTTGATGGAGTAGCCCCAGGTTTTGAAACCGTTGGCACTGCCGGTGCTGATGATCACGCCATCTTTGTCATCATAGTATTCAACGCGTCCGGCAACATAGCTTCTTGAACTGGTGGCATACCGGGCAATGACCACCGGCGTGTACCAGACGTAACTCCCCGTGCCAAGGCGTTGTCCTCCGCGGGTCAGCGGTTTGCGGTCGGCCCCGATGTCGAAGCCCAGCGTTACGCCAAACTTGTCGGTGGGGTTGATGATGGCGTAGAAATTATTGTAAAACCGGGTTTGCTTCAGGGAATCCGGGCGGTCGGAACCCAGGAATGTGCTCCAGTTGAGCGTAAGGGCAGAACCGGTTTTGTACTGCACCTGCGTACTCAGCGACGGTTTGGTGTAACCCGGCAGACGGTTGATTCGCTGCCAGCCGTTGAGCACCGAACCCAGCAGCGTCCATTTGCCGTTGGGTGTATTATAAGTCAGCTTGGCCCCGGCCAGGTAATACGGTGAATTTTCGGCCACCAGGCTGCGGGTCAGCGTCCAGCAATCTTTCGAGATGGCGCTTTCAAAACCGATGTGGGAGGTAAAAACCCCGGCGTCCAGCCATAAATCACGGTTTTTGGAAAGTTTAACCCCAGCATTCGCTTCGTAAATATTCCGCAGCAGCGGTTGTTCGGCGGCATAATTGTATTGGGCGTACGTGCCTACCTGAATAGCCAGATTGCCGCGCAGCCGTTCGCCCGCGTAAGCCGCTTTGAGAAACGCCAGATTCACGTTGACTTCCCGATTGCGCTTGTGGTTGTAGAGAAATCCGGGGCGCTCCTGTGCGTTGGGCTGGTCAAAATCCTGCCCATAATAGAGCTCCGCGTACCCCGAAAAGGTTAATTTGGGCGCGGGCGCAGCCGCTGAATCCGTTGGTGGTGTGGTTGATTGGGCCACTAGGCTGCCTGTATTCAAAAGCAATCCAATAAATGTACTTACTAACGTTTTTTTCATGGTGCTAAACGGCTTTTCGAGGAAACCGCATTCTGGGTTGTATGCTGAGTCGTACACGGCATTTACACCGTCATAAACTCACGGTAAAAGACATACGTGGCAAACAAGGTTTATTTAACTTCAGCCAGCGCGATGTTCAGCGCCAGAACATTCACTTTTTGCGGACCAAAAAGCCCGAGCAGCGGGCCGTCGGTGTGTTCATCAACCAGCTGATTCAGCCGACTGGCGGAAATACCCCGTATTTTGGCGATGCGGGCCACTTGAATTTTGGCCGCTGCGGGCGACAGATCCGGGTCAAGGCCCGAGCCGGAAGCCGTCACCAGTTCGGCCGGAATGTCGGCTTTCTGCACACCGGGGTTATGCACCAGAAACGTGTCGATGCGTGCCTGAACGGTTTTGAGGTAATCCGGGTTGCTCGGCCCTTTGTTCGAACCCGCCGAACCAGCCGCGTTGTAATCCACCGCCGAGGGGCGGCCGTTGAAATACCGGTCTTCCGTGAAGGCCTGACCGATCCGGGCGTAGCCGACTACTTTCCCGTTTACCGATACAGTTTCGCCCTGACCACCGCCCGGGGCCAGACGGGAAACGGCGGCAACGAGCAGGGGATAAATGACCGCTAACAGGACCAGCATCACGAGGGTCAGTCGAAGAGCAGGGGCAAGATGCGTTTTCATGATTTTGACGATTTATACAAAGAGTCCGACGACTAAATCCAGTAGTTTAATACCAATAAAAGGGGCCACCAGCCCGCCAAACCCATAGATGAACAGGTTCCGGCGCAGGAGCGCACTGGCCCCAATCGGTTTGTATTCCACCCCCCGCAGCGCCAGCGGAATCAGCAGCGGAATGATGACTGCATTGAAAATGACTGCCGACAGAATGGCCGACTCGGGGCTGTGCAACCGCATGATATTCAGGCTTTGCAGCGCCGGGATGGATAGCGTAAACAAGGCCGGAACGATGGCGAAATACTTCGCTACGTCGTTGGCAATTGAGAAGGTGGTCAGCGTACCGCGGGTGATCAGGAGTTGCTTCCCGATTTCGACCACTTCAATCAGCTTGGTGGGGTCATTGTCCAGGTCCACCATGTTCCCGGCTTCTTTGGCCGCCTGCGTACCGCTGTTCATGGCCACACCCACGTCGGCCTGCGCCAGTGCCGGGGCGTCGTTGGTGCCGTCGCCCATCATGGCTACTAGCTTGCCGCCGGTTTGCTCGTGGCGGATGTAGTTCATTTTATCCTCGGGTTTGGCCTCGGCAATAAAGTCGTCGACGCCAGCTTTCTGAGCAATAAAGTTGGCCGTCAGTGGGTTGTCGCCCGTAACCATAACGGTTTTGACGCCCATTTTCCGCAGTCGTTCAAAGCGTTCGGCAATGCCGGGTTTGATGATGTCCTGCAACTCGATGACGCCCATCACCTGCTCATTCTGGGCTACAATCAGGGGCGTTCCGCCGTTGGCGGCAATCTGCTCGGCCTGTTCTTCGGTTTCTTTCGGGAACCCGTTGCCCGCCCGCGTGACCAGGTTGCGGATGGAATCGGTGGCCCCTTTGCGAATCCGCAGCCGCTCACTTGCCTGACCATTTTGCGGCAGGTCAATGCCCGACGAGCGGGTTTCAGCCGTAAACTTAATCAACGTGGCCCCCGCCGTGCTCAGGTTACGCGTCACGTCGGCCCCAGCCAGCTCCACGATGGACTTGCCTTCCGGTGTTTCGTCGGCCAGCGAACTCAGGGCGCTCGACCGAATCATGTCGGCTTTTGAAATGCCCGGTGCGGGGTAAAACTGGGTGGCTTTCCGGTTGCCGATCGTGATGGTACCGGTTTTGTCCAGCAGCAGCGTATCCACGTCGCCCGCCGTTTCGACGGCCCGGCCCGATTTGGCAATGACGTTGGCGCGCAGGGCGCGGTCCATCCCGGCAATCCCGATGGCCGATAAGAGCCCGCCGATGGTGGTCGGGATCAGGCAGACGAAGAGTGAAATCAGGGCTGCGATGGTGATGGGCGTGTTGGCGTAGTCGGCAAACGGTTTCAGCGCCACGCAGACGATGATGAAGATGAGCGTAAACCCGGCCAGCAGAATCGTCAGGGCAATTTCGTTCGGCGTTTTCTGGCGGGAGGCTCCTTCCACCAGCGCAATCATTTTGTCCAGAAACGACTCGCCCGGCTGGGTGGTCACCTGCACTTTGATCTTATCCGAAAGCACCTTGGTACCGCCCGTCACCGAGGATCGGTCGCCCCCGGCTTCGCGAATAACCGGCGCCGACTCCCCGGTAATGGCCGACTCGTCGATGGTAGCCAGGCCTTCGATGATCTCGCCATCGGTCGGAATGATGTCGCCCGCTTGACAAACAAACACATCGCCTTTTACGAGTTGCGAAGAAGGAAGAATTTGTATCTCAGCCACTTTCATGTTACCCACCGCGCGAATCACTTTGGCGGGTGTTTCCTGCCGGGTTTTGCGCAGCGATTCGGCCTGCGCCTTTCCGCGGGCTTCGGCGATGGCTTCGGCAAAGTTGGCAAATAAAACCGTCACGAGCAGAATGAGCGTAACGACCCCATTGTAGCCCAGCGTACCCTGCGATTGATCACCCGACAAGGCGATGTAAGCCGTTACCAGCACCATGACCAGCGTGCCGACTTCGACGGTGAACATGACCGGATTCTTGATCAGAACGGCCGGATTTAATTTCACGAATGACTCCCGGATGGCTTTTCCAACGAGCTCGCGCTGGAAGAGGGAGGTCTGTTTTGGCTGTGCCATTATGATAATTTCTTAGTGTAAGCTGAAAAATTCCGCCAGCGGTCCCAGCGCCAGCGCAGGAAAGAACGACAGGGCCGTGATGATGAAAATAACCGCGAAAATCATCAGGCCGAACGTCGGCGTATCGACCGGCAGGGTACCCGATGACTCCGGAACGTATTTCTTATTGGCCAGCAAACCGGCAATCGCGACGGGGCCGATGATGGGGATAAACCGGCCCAGAATCAGGACAATGCCAGTGGCATAATTCCAGAAGAAATTGTTGTCACCCAGCCCTTCGAAACCCGAGCCGTTGTTGGCGTTGGCCGAGGTAAACTCGTAGAGAATTTCCGAAAAACCGTGAAAGCCGGGATTATTCAGCCAGGCCGACGGTTTTACCGCCCAGCCGGTCGCATCACCGTAGTTTAAGAAAACCCAGGCCCCCAGCGCCGTACCGCCTTTCACCAGCAGGGCACTCAAAAGGGCCACGATGGACGCAATCTTGATTTCACGCGCTTCGACTTTCCGGCCAAACAGCTCGGGTGTGCGGCCCACCATCAAACCGGCTACAAAAACCGAGATGATCAGGAAGTAATAGAAGTTGAGCAGCCCCGCGCCGACCCCGCCGTAGAAGGCATTGACCATCATGCCCAGCAGTTGCATCGCCCCCGAAAGCGGCATCGAACTGTCGTGCATGCTGTTGACGGAACCCGTCGAAATGATCGTGGTAACAATGCTCCAGTACGAAGACGCCAGCGCCCCGAAACGCACCTCCTTGCCTTCCATCGCCCCCGACGCCTGCGCAATTCCCATCTGCGCAATGGCCGGACTTCCACCCAGTTCAGAAACAAGGGTGGGCAGCAGCAGGCCAAGCATCCCGACGGTCATCACGCCGTAAACAATCCAGGCAAACCGCTTTCGGTTGATGTAGAAGCCCAGTGCAAAGATCATGGCAATCGGAATAATCATCTGGGCTATCATTTCCACCATGTTGGTCAGGTAATTGGGGTTTTCCAGCGGGTGCGCCGAGTTGGCCCCGAAATACCCGCCCCCATTTGTTCCCAGGTGCTTGATGGCAACAAAGCCAGCCGCCGGACCGCGCGAAACCCCAACGGTATCGCCTTGCATCGTCACGATGGTGTCTTTGCCGTCGAACGAAGCCGGCGTTCCGTTGAAGGCCAGAATTAGCGCGACGATGATCGAACCGGGCAACAAGAGCCGGGTAATGGCACGGGTGAACAGCACGTAGAAGTTGCCGACGGTTTCGGTGCTTTGGGGCAGAAACGAGCGGAACAGCAGCACCGCAGCCGCCATACCGGTAGCCGCCGAAACAAACATCAGGAAGGCCATGACGGCTACCTGCGTCAGATACGTCGCGCCCGACTCGCCCGAGTAGTGCTGCAAGTCGCAGTTGACCAGAAAGCTGATCGCCGTGTTGAATGCCAGATCCGGGGTTTGCGAGGGGTTGCCGTCGGGGTTGAGCGGCAGACTGCCCTGGGTTAGCAGCAAGACAAAGGCGTAAACCAGCCAGACGGCGTTGATCGTCAGCAGGGCCACCAGATTTTCCTTCCAGTGCATGTCCCGGCTGGAGTCGATGCCGCCCAACCGGTAAATCAGTCGCTCCAGCGGAGCCATGAAGTCGAACACATTCGGTTCGCCCTTGAAAACTTTTGCAAGATACTTGCCGAGTGGGATGGCCAGCAGGACGGTGAGTCCGTACATAGCCACGACGCCAATCCATTCCGTATTCATAGTGGGTTATCTTAGAATTTTTCCGGTTTAATCAGCACGTACAGCATGTAGGCGAAAACCAGCAGTGCAATGCAGAAAATGAGCGTAATCATGGTAGATTGAATTAGATTTTCTCAAACCAGTCGATGGTTTTGTAAAAGAAGCCGAAGCAGAGCAGGACGGTAACGATCAGAATTAAGTAGGTTTCCATTTTTAAGTTGGTCAGTACGGATTAGCTAATTGGCAAAATGAAGCCCGAAGCGAAATCTGGCTAAACGAAAAAATCCATTTCCCTAATTTTCAGCACGTTACTGGATCTTTTTTTTCTCCAAGCCTTACCACCCGACGGGCGAATCTTTCCATTTTGATAAGGCTGGATTTTCATTTTGGCAAGGTACCTTACGCAACGTTCTCCGGTTCCAGCAGCATTCCCGTACACAGGCAATACTTGCCCGCCGTCCGGTTGAGAATGTCGTGGTGCTGGCAACCGGCGCACTGCTTCCAGAACCGCGGGTCTTTGGGCAGTTCGGAAAAGGCCACGGCGTGGTAGCCCAGTTTGGTGTTCAGACTCATGACGGCCTGTGAGGTTGTGATGCTGAACAGACGGGCCTGGGGGTAAGCCGCCCGGGTCAGTTCCAGTAGCTTGTGTTTGAGCAAATCGGCCACCCCCTGCTGGCGATAAGCGGGGTTGACAATCAGGCCCGAGTGCGATACGTACCGCCCGTCTTCCCACACGGCCCAGTAGGCAAATCCGGCCCAGTCGCCGTTGCGGTGCAGCGCCACGACGGCCTGGCCGGAACGGATTTTCTCCCGAATGTCGTCGGGCGTCCGGCCCGCGATGCCCGTTCCGCGGGCCAGCACACCTTCTTTGATGGTTTCGCAAATGAGGTCGGCCAGGGGCAAATGATTGTCCGAGGCCACCTCCACACTAATATCCATATTCATGCTGGGGAACCGCTTAGGGCAGACAGGTTTTAAGTTGGCGGTTGTATTCGCTTCGCAGGTCGCGGGGCAGCAGGTATTCGAGCATTTCGGCCCGGTTGTCGGCCCGGTCGATCAGGACGGATATCCGGTGGATGTAGACGGAGCCGATGAATGTTTTGATGG
This Larkinella insperata DNA region includes the following protein-coding sequences:
- a CDS encoding DUF4932 domain-containing protein, yielding MKPFVTVLLLLSGITQVVAQHKPPIIRTKTNSLILYVNNERGNFNGINELPNTFQHSFGIEPETVPLQLVSEQDSVSLTLRQGQQTVIRVIRQAKGDTITASFTAHKLVKAAVFSDAYKKENQNKTIIQIPEVYELVNVVFALTDYGKTEAIYKGTDYYRAVMDHFSPHRNHPAVRTIDSLLKQSDGNYYPLKMDAYAYQFAGDTIQKGAVYDRVSWGEVNELAPYIKLLDDFSKKAGFRRFYQQHADYYKSLVADYQKNVDVSSMKSWLEKQFPRTQYAAIKVIFTPLVGWNQSANQFEDNGFKEAQAHVNFPFVNNKLKEMPAPLVKADRMMIAFTEINHTYLNPEADRYNKEIVLAYKELSDWITPGKPSANYNNPLSCFEEYMNYGLVTLFYADVFGKDDFEKIKAGLENNMVTNRGFKRFREFDQELLRLYQTRQPGQTVADLYPAIIAWVARQ
- a CDS encoding esterase family protein, giving the protein MHREYHKWFSRRLERDMELLVFGHAGARVLVFPTRRGRFFDFENFGLVEALADKLESGHLQLFCVDSIDADSLYSKEIPPHERVQRHLCYEEYILEEVLPFTRLKNPQPYMIALGCSFGAYHAVNIALRHPQWFGKVVALSGRYDLSTPVEFFRGLFDSYYDETIYYNTPSHFLPNLHDECTLALLRRMHFLLAIGREDPFLENNQALSATLAEKQIPHDLYIWEGRAHQAADWQEMVKIYL
- a CDS encoding SGNH/GDSL hydrolase family protein, whose amino-acid sequence is MTWYEEEVQQLEKKIQSTADLTGRTVFYGSSTIRLWNTLERDFSDKKVLNIGFGGSTLAACDWFFERLVIPTQPRSLIFYAGDNDLGDGRFSEEVFLFFSALVTKMQQHLPEVPFTFVSIKPSPARWYIIDRIRLANDLIRQKIEELPTYHYVDVFTSMLDSKGHPRWELFEKDGLHLSPKGYALWQQILQQHPQIF
- a CDS encoding sensor histidine kinase, with product MTIKLKISLALVFLFAVLLLLGGSGMYYLNQLADDSQAILKDNYTSLQFVGRMQKALLTRNTDPNALKSFDQALRQQEINLTEEGEEELAEAIRVDFGRLRSGNPNDSLTLARIGQNLLQLGEINQQAMFRKNNVAEQTANDALLWLVVTGTVCFLILFSFIINFPGYIANPLRELTRGIQEVASRNFEERLHFRSNDEFGELARAFNSMAHKLDEYEHTQLADVLFEKKRIDTLIQLMDNGIIGLDEKKNIRFVNPVASRLLGVDEAELVGRYAPDVALTNDLLRTLLQNLTDAKTEPETDRKLLKIYDEGKESYFNRQTHVVTLTRTGEEQPVAAGWVIVLENITAYQERDLAKTNFIATVSHELKTPISAIKMSLKLLDDQRIGALNEEQKELVGHVRNDADRLLNITGELLNMAQVESGQIQLTIKAVSPADLVQYATKALEVAASQRHIRFAVSGLEELPAIKADPDKATWVLVNLLSNAVRHSPEENTVDIAARQLGNQVEFTVRDYGPGLRPEHRARVFERYFRAPGPNGQSGGTGLGLAISKEFIQSMGGEIGLKDGIEPGAAFYFRLAIA
- a CDS encoding sensor protein KdpD, producing the protein MENSRDQSAEHFLRLIQESRRGKFKIYIGMSAGVGKTYRMLQEAHVLLRGGIDVKIGFVETHNRAETHALIDGLPLIARRKLFYRGRELEEMDLQAILNGHPELVIVDELAHTNVPGSKNEKRWQDVFDILDAGINVVSAVNIQHIESLYEEVHDITGIEVGERVPDRVLQAADEVVNIDLPADELITRLKEGKIYEPAKVEMALRNFFQADKILQLRELALKEVATAVERKVETMLPVNTQFKHERLMASISSNYVVGRKLIRKTARLAAYYQARWFVLYVQTPAEDPNRIKLEVQRHLINNLKLATELGAEVIQVKNRSIFNALVEECEKRKITTVCIGKPHFNLLQVIWRTNAFNRLLNKLSESDIDLVILS
- a CDS encoding porin, which produces MKKTLVSTFIGLLLNTGSLVAQSTTPPTDSAAAPAPKLTFSGYAELYYGQDFDQPNAQERPGFLYNHKRNREVNVNLAFLKAAYAGERLRGNLAIQVGTYAQYNYAAEQPLLRNIYEANAGVKLSKNRDLWLDAGVFTSHIGFESAISKDCWTLTRSLVAENSPYYLAGAKLTYNTPNGKWTLLGSVLNGWQRINRLPGYTKPSLSTQVQYKTGSALTLNWSTFLGSDRPDSLKQTRFYNNFYAIINPTDKFGVTLGFDIGADRKPLTRGGQRLGTGSYVWYTPVVIARYATSSRSYVAGRVEYYDDKDGVIISTGSANGFKTWGYSINYDYAIFPSAVWRIEYRGFSSKDAIFAETATGPARRTNNALTTSLAISF
- a CDS encoding K(+)-transporting ATPase subunit C, whose protein sequence is MKTHLAPALRLTLVMLVLLAVIYPLLVAAVSRLAPGGGQGETVSVNGKVVGYARIGQAFTEDRYFNGRPSAVDYNAAGSAGSNKGPSNPDYLKTVQARIDTFLVHNPGVQKADIPAELVTASGSGLDPDLSPAAAKIQVARIAKIRGISASRLNQLVDEHTDGPLLGLFGPQKVNVLALNIALAEVK